The genomic region TTTCGAGTCGGCCACATCGGAGCAGATTCAGGAGAAACTCAGCGCTGCCGGGATCAGCCCCGACGGAAAAACCGTCTTGCGCGATGGCCGGACGGGGGAACTCTTTGAGAACTCCGTTACCGTGGGTGTCATGTACATGATCAAGCTCCACCATCTGGTGGACGACAAAATGCATGCCCGTTCCACCGGCCCCTACTCCCTGGTGACGCAGCAGCCTCTGGGAGGAAAAGCCCAGTTCGGTGGCCAGCGGCTGGGAGAGATGGAGGTCTGGGCTCTCGAAGCCTACGGGGCTGCAAATACCTTGCAGGAAATGCTTACAATAAAGAGCGACGATATGAACGGCCGGGCAAAGATCTACGAAAGCATTGTAAAGGGCCTTCCGGCGACGGCGGCGGGCGTTCCTGAGTCTTTCAACGTTCTGGTGCAGGAATTGCGAGGTCTGGGTCTTGATATGTCGATCTACGATTCCAAAGGAAAGCAGGTTCCTCTCACCGAGCGTGATGAGGAACTCATTAACCGGCAGGGCAGCAACTTCTAAGGAGCGAAACCGGTATGCGCGATATTCAAGATTTCGACAGTATCAATATTCGGCTCGCCTCTCCCGACCAGATCAGGTCGTGGAGTTATGGCGAGGTAAAAAAGCCTGAAACGATAAACTACCGCACCCTGCGACCGGAGAAAGACGGCCTCTTCTGCGAACGGATCTTTGGAACCACCAAAGAGTGGGAATGCTATTGTGGCAAGTTCAAGAGCATCCGCTACAAAGGGGTTATCTGTGACCGTTGCGGTGTAGAGGTGGCCCACCCCAAGGTTCGGCGTGAACGGATGGGGCACATCGAGTTGGCAAGCCCCGTCTCTCATATCTGGTACTACCGCTCGGTGCCTTCCCGCATGGGACTGCTTCTGGATCTGACCGTGTCGGAGTTGCGCTCCGTCCTGTACTACGAAAAGTACATCATAATCGATCCGGGTGATACCGATCTCAAGCCCTCGCAGCTTCTGGCAGAGGAAGACTTCTGGGAGGCAAAAGAGCGGTACGGTATGTCCTTCTCGGCTGATATCGGCGCAGAAGCGATCCGCCGTCTCCTGGAGGGGCTCGATCTGGAGGCTCTCTCGATCGAGCTGCGGGAACAGATGGCAATTAAAGGGGCCAAGGCGGACAAGCGTCTGTTGAAGCGGGTTGAGATCGTTGAGAACTTTCGCGATTCCAGCAACGAGCCCTCCTGGATGGTTATGGACGTGATCCCCGTGATCCCTCCGGAACTGAGGCCCATGGTTCAGCTCGACGGAGGGCGTTTTGCCACGAGCGATCTGAACGATCTCTATCGACGTGTCATAAACCGTAACAACCGGCTTAAGCGCCTTCTCTCTCTGAACGCTCCGGACATCATAATCCGCAACGAGAAGCGCATGCTCCAGGAGGCTGTGGACGCGCTCTTTGACAACAGCAAAAAGAAACGCGTCGTCAAGGGAGCAAGCAACCGGCCCCTCAAATCTCTTTCGGACATGCTCAAGGGGAAGCAGGGAAGGTTCCGGCAGAATCTGCTGGGTAAACGCGTGGATTATTCGGGGCGCTCGGTTATCGTGGTTGGGCCCGAACTGAAACTCCACCAGTGTGGACTTCCCACGAAGATGGCTCTGGAACTCTTCAAGCCCTTTATCATGAAGAAGCTTGTCGAAAAAGATGTGGTGTATAACATAAAGCGGGCAAAAACCCTGGTGGAGCAGGAAGAGCCGGAAGTCTTCGCCGTTCTCGATGAAGTGGTGCGGGAGCATCCTGTTCTGCTTAACCGTGCGCCAACGCTGCACCGTCTGGGAATCCAGGCCTTTGAGCCTGTCCTGGTGGACGGTAAGGCGATCAAGCTTCATCCTCTGGTATGTCACGCCTACAACGCTGACTTTGACGGGGATCAGATGGCCGTCCACGTTCCTCTGACCCAGGCGGCGCAGATCGAGGCCTGGACCCTTATGCTGGCTTCCCAGAACCTCCTCAACCCGGCAAACGGACAGCCCGTGGTCTTTCCCAGTCAGGATATGGTCTTGGGAATCAACTACCTGACCCGGAATCGGCCCGATGCCAAGGGGCAGGGCAAGCGCTTTTCCAGCCCTGAGGAGTTGCTCCATGCGCTGGATGCCAGGGCTGTGGATTACCAGGCCCTTATCAAGGTTGAAATCGACGGTGAGCTGGTGGAAACGACGGCTGGCCGGGTTCTTCTCAACGACGCTTTTCCCCCGGATGTTCCCTTCGTAAACGAAACGATGGGAGACAAGGAGTTGCGGCGCCTGATCGGACGGGTTTTCGCCGACCTGGGGCCGGCAGTCACAGTCCGGATGCTCGATGCGATCAAGGACATGGGGTTTCGCTACGCCACGGTTTTCGGGGCTACCATCGGAATCGATGATATTATTATCCCCGACGAAAAGCCTGGGATGATCGGAACTGCCAACGAAGAGGTTGCCCAGATCCAGGGGCAATATCTGAGTGGTGTTATTACCCAGGACGAGCGTTACAACAAGGTCGTCGAGGTCTGGAGCAAGACCAACGAGGACCTGACGAACCGGATGATGGATCGTCTCATGAAAGACCGCGACGGGTTTAACCCGGTTTACATGATGGCTGATTCAGGAGCCCGGGGAAGCAGGAGCCAGATTCGCCAGCTGGCGGGGATGCGCGGGCTTATGGCAAAGCCCTCGGGAGATATTATTGAGCTTCCGATCCGGAGTAACTTCAAAGAAGGTCTCTCGGTTATCGAGTTCTTTATCTCCATCAACGGTGCGCGAAAAGGGTTGGCCGATACAGCCTTGAAAACAGCCGACGCCGGGTACCTCACTCGGCGACTCGTCGATATTGCCCAGGATGTGGTTGTGTCCGGTGAAGATTGTGGCACGATCAACGGCATCGACATGACCGCCCTGAAGGATGGAGAAGAGGTCGTAGAGCCTCTGGGTGATCGTATTCGCGGTCGCTTTACTCTTGAGCGGGTCCATCACCCCATTACGGGAGAGGTGATCGTCGATGTAAACGAGGAAATCACCGACGATGTCGCTGATCAGATTGAGGCGGCCGGTATTGAGGATGTCCGTATTCGTACGGTTCTCACCTGCGAAGCCCCTTACGGGGTCTGTCAGAAGTGCTACGGTCGAAGCCTTGCGGACAACCGGGTAGTCAACATCGGAGAGGCTGTGGGAATTATCGCTGCCCAGTCGATCGGACAGCCCGGAACGCAGCTCACCATGCGTACCTTCCATATCGGAGGAGCTGCCACCAAGACGGCCGAGGAAAACCGTATATACCTCTCTTATCCTGCGATGATTCGGCGCCTCGAGGGAAGTGTCATCGATCTGGAAGATGGCTCTCGCATGTTCACCCGTAAGGGGTACATCTTTGTCGCTCGTGTGATCGAAAGCCATGGTCTCGACGAGAGCTGTGACCTCAAGGTCTCTCAGGAGGAACGGGTTGTTCGCGGTCAGGTAGTGCTTGTGCGCGGAGGCGATGAGGTTCTGGCCGAGGATAACGCCTACGCCGTGATCCGGGAGGATCGGTTGTACCTGGTTGCGCAAGAGCAGCGCCTGGAAGTCCGTAACGGTGCCGAGGTCTACGCCAGGGAAGGCTCCTTCCTTGACGCACAGGAAACAATCGCCAGTTTTGACCCCTTCAGCGAGCCCATTGTGAGTGAGCACTCCGGTACGGTTCGGTACGAAGATATTCTGGAAGGGACTACCCTCAAGAAAGAGATCAACGAGGAAACGGGTAATACCGAGAGCCGGATTGTGGAACATCCTGTTGAGGGTATGCAGCCCCGGATCCTGATCCTCGATGGCCAGGGAGAAGAGCTTGCTGCGTATCCCTTGCCAAACGGTGCCTACATTGGGGTTTCCGATGGTGATGCCGTGCAGGGTGGCCGCGTTCTGGCAAAGATGCTTAAAGAAAGCGCCAAGACCCGGGATATCACCGGTGGTCTGCCTCGGGTCGGGGAGCTCTTCGAAGCTCGCAGGCCCAAGACAGCGGCGGTTCTTGCCCAGATCAGCGGAACGGTAAAAACAGGAAACGTGGTAAAGGGAAAACGGGTTGTCCTGGTGGAGGATCCCTACGGGAGGGAGTTCCGTCACCTGGTTCCCATGGGGCGACATATGCTGGTCCGGGATGGCGACCCTGTCGAGGCTGGTGAGCCGCTCTGTGATGGAGCGATTGACCCCCACGAAATCCTGGGAATTCTGGGAGAAAACTCCTTGCAGTCCTTCCTGGTGAACGAGGTTCAGGAGGTCTACCGTCTGCAGGGGGTTGTGATAAACGATAAGCACATTGGTGTCATCATTCGCCAGATGATGCGAAAACTGGAAATCGTCCAGGTCGGAGACACGCGCTTTATCTTTGGACAGCAGATAGACAAGCCCAAGTTCCATGAGGAAAACGCCCGCGTAATTCGTCAGGGAGGCCAGCCTGCTGTGGCCCGGCCGCTGCTTCTGGGAATAACCCGGGCAAGTCTCAACATCGACTCCTTTATCAGTGCAGCAAGTTTCCAGGAGACAACTCGTGTTCTCACCAACGCTGCCATAGCCGGCTCCACCGACCAGTTGCGCGGCTTGAAGGAGAATGTCGTTATCGGGCACCTGATCCCGGCGGGAACAGGAATGCGGAATTACCGCAACATCCGGCTCTTCGACGATGAAACGGAAGATCTGGACAGTCACGTCGCAGAGATTCTGGAAGAGCGGGCTAAGGAGAAAGAGGCCCAGGCACAGTCCGCCGATACGGTGGATGTGGATATCACCGAATAGAAATCCAGCAGAGTGCCCGGGTGTATTGACATGACCCGGGTGCTCTGGTAAGGTTTCGATCTACAAAAACGGAGTATAGAAGAGATATGCCAACTATCAACCAGCTTATCCGTAATGGACGGGAGCGTCAGTTTAAAGGAACAAAGTCGCCGGCTTTGCAGAATTGCCCGCAGAAGCGGGGCGTCTGTACCCGTGTTATGACAGTTACCCCCAAGAAGCCTAATTCGGCCTTGCGGAAAGTTGCTCGTGTGCGCTTGTCCAACGGGATCGAGGTTACGGCTTATATTCCGGGGATCGGTCATAACCTTCAGGAGCACTCGGTTGTGTTGCTTCGTGGAGGAAGGGTGAAAGACCTGCCTGGTGTCCGGTATCACGTTGTTCGCGGGACCAAGGATACCTTGGGTGTTGAAGATCGCCGGAAGGCGCGGTCCAAGTACGGCACAAAGCGGCCGAAGGCGTAAGGGAGCAGATAAAGTATGCCAAGACGACACATTCCTCAGCGGAAGCCGCCTCTGGCGGATCCTCAGTATGGAGATGTTACCGTTTCCCGGTTTGTGAATCGCATGATGCTGGACGGGAAGCGTGCTACCAGTCAGCGGATCATGTACGAAGCCCTCGGTGACATAGAAAAGAAAGTCTCCGATGCCACCCCTGTCGAGGTGTTTCGCAAGGCCCTGGATAACGTCATGCCCGTCATCGAGGTTAAAAGCCGCCGGGTGGGTGGTTCGACCTACCAGGTTCCGGTGGAGGTCAAGGAAGGGCGTCGTGAAGCTCTGGCAATGCGCTGGATAATTAACGCCGCCCGTTCCCGCAGTGGCAAATCCATGGGGTTGCGGCTGGGTCAGGAGCTGGTCGATGCCTACAACGGCACCGGGACGGCTTTCAAGAAGAAGGAAGATACCCATCGGATGGCAGAGGCAAACAAAGCTTTTGCTCATTACCGCTGGTAAAATCAAAAACCCTGGTGACATGCCATTGCAATGATGGTATAGTCATCTATAAGTTTTCGGGATTATGTGCGTGCCGCCGGGTTTTTGGTGGCACGCAAACTGGCCCCGAGGAGCCAAACCGCAGGCTTTTGCCTGCAGGTGGCGCCGTACAGCTGTGGCCGTTGGCCTGGCAGACCCCTGCGGCTTCCTGTTCTTGACAACAAGAGCAATGGTTCCTTATAATCCAGTCCCAATTCAGATTACCGGTCGGGGGTTCCTTGCCGGTGCAGTCTGTGCGAACATTCAATTATTTTCGTCGTTGTAACGGTGCAAGGAGGATGGCGATGGCCAAGAGTAAATTCGAGCGAACAAAACCGCACGTAAACGTCGGTACGATCGGTCATGTTGACCATGGAAAGACAACGCTGACAGCAGCAATGACAATGGTGAGCGCTGCGCGCTACGGCTCCCGTGTCATGAGTTATGATGAGATCGACAACGCTCCCGAAGAAAAAGAGCGAGGTATCACGATCAACACACGGCACGTTGAGTATGAGACGGATGCCCGTCACTACGCTCATGTCGACTGTCCCGGGCACGCTGACTATGTCAAGAACATGATCACCGGTGCTGCCCAGATGGATGGTGCTGTGCTGGTTGTTGCTGCCACTGATGGTGCGATGTCCCAGACCCGGGAGCATATTCTGCTTGCTCGTCAGGTAGGTGTTCCCCGGATCATTGTTTTTATCAACAAAACCGATCAGGTTGATGATCCTGACATGATCGAGCTTGTTGAAGAAGAGGTTCGGGATCTCCTGAACTCCTACGATTTTCCCGGCGACGAAGTTCCTGTTATCAAGGGAAGCGCTTTTGTTGCAATGGAAAACCATGACGATGCCGAAAAGACCGAGAAAATCATCGAGCTTTTCAACGCCATGGACGAGTACTTTCCTGTTCCCGAGCGGGCCGTGGACAAGGATTTTCTCATGCCAATTGAGGATATCTTCTCCATTCAGGGTCGTGGAACGGTTGTTACCGGCCGTATCGAGCGTGGTATTCTTCGGGTTGGTGATGAGATTGAGATCGTGGGTATCCGCGATACCCAGAAGACCACCTGTACCGGTGTAGAGATGTTTAACAAGCTTCTTGATGACGGTCAGGCCGGTGATAACGTTGGTGCCCTGCTTCGGGGTATCGACAAAAAGGCTGTTGAGCGGGGTCAGGTTCTTGCGAAGCCTGGTTCGATCACTCCTCATACCAAGTTCAAGGGTCAGGTGTATGTCTTGAGCAAGGAAGAGGGCGGTCGTCATTCACCCTTCATGTCGGGTTATCGTCCCCAGTTCTACTTCCGGACAACCGACGTGACCGGGACTGTTATGTTGCCCGAGGACAAGCAGATGGTTATGCCCGGTGACAACACCGAGATTTCTGTTGAGTTGATCAAGCCGATCGCTATGGATCAGGGGCTGCGCTTCGCGATTCGCGAAGGTGGCCGAACGGTTGCCAGCGGTCAGGTGATTGAGGTCATAGAGTAAGCGGCTTTTCGGCCGTCGCCAGGCCTTGTTGCGGATGCGGCAAGGCCTGATTTTTTGTCTTGGAGGAACGATGACCGGCGATAAAATTCGCGTTCGTCTGCGTGGCTTTGATGTCCAGTTGGTTGATCAAAGTGCCGCGTCGATAGCGCAGACTGTTTTAAAAGCAGGTGCAACTGTGTCTGGTCCCGTGCCGCTGCCTACTCGCACTAACAAGTTTACCGTTTTGCGGTCGCCGCATGTAAACAAAAAGTCCCGGGAGCAGTTCGAGATGCGGACCCATAAACGGCTCATTGATATCATAGAGCCCTCTTCGGCAGTGATGGATTCCCTTATGAAGCTTGAGCTTCCTGCCGGCGTGGATGTAGAGATCAAGCAGTAACAGGAAGATAACGATGGTTGGTCTGATTGGAAAGAAAGTCGGAATGACTCAGGTCTTCGACGATTCGGGGCAGTTGATCCCTGTTACCGTCTTGAAGGTTGAGCCCAATGTGGTTGTTGCTCACCGGACGGTTGACCGCGACGGGTATTCCGCTGTGGTGCTCGGTGCAAATCCTCAGAAAGAATCGAGGATGACCAAGCCGGTGCTGGGGCAGTTTGCCGAGGGAATTCCGTCGATGCGCGATCTCTACGAGTTTCGTGATTTTGGCCGGGAGTGCGCCGTGGGTGATGCCCTTGGTCTTGATGTAATGCAAGATGTGGGATACGTGGATGTTACGGGGACCACAAAAGGAAAGGGTTTTCAGGGTGTCATGAAGCGCCATAATTTTGGCGGTGGCCGGAAAACTCACGGTTCAAAGTTTCATCGGGCGAATGGGTCCACTGGTATGGCTGCTTATCCTGCAAAGGTGATCAAGGGGACCAAGATGGCGGGTCGCATGGGCGGCGAGAGAAGTACCGTTTTGAGTCTTCGGGTAGTTAAAATCGATCAGGAAAATCAGCTGATCCTTGTAAGAGGAGCGGTGCCTGGTCGGAAGAACGCCGTTGTGCGTATTCGCCCGGCTGTAAAACGGCCCATGATCGGCTGAATAGAGGTTCGGAACGATGGATGTACAGGTAGTATCAACAGCAGGCAAGGAATTGCGTACCGTAAGCCTCTCGGAGCGGGTTTTTTCCCGAGACGTGAGTGATGGTGCGATTTATCACGCGATTCGAAATGAGCTTGCCAACAAGAGAGTAGGAACAGCTTCCACAAAGACACGAGGTTTCGTGAACTTTGGAGGGCGAAAGCCCTGGAGGCAGAAGGGGACCGGTCGTGCCCGTGCTGGCAGTCGGCGCTCCCCGGTGTGGGTTGGTGGAGGTACCGTTTTTGGTCCTCTTCCCCGGGATTACAGTTACCGTCTTCCGAAAAAGATGAAGCGGGCTGCCATGATGTCTATCCTTTCTCAGCAGATGCAGAGCGGTAATGTTCTTGTGGTTGAGGATTTCTCGGTTGAATCGGGAAAGACAAAGGATATGGTTGCTCTGGTGCGGAATCTTACCGATGCCCAGCGGGTAGTTCTGGTTACCGCGTCGGACGATCCCATGGTGAAGCGGTCAGCTCGTAACATTCCCTGGCTTCGTTTCCTTTCCTGGAATCGTCTGCGTGCGCACGATCTCTTTTATGCGCACAAGGTTGTAATGAT from Alkalispirochaeta americana harbors:
- the rpoC gene encoding DNA-directed RNA polymerase subunit beta'; amino-acid sequence: MRDIQDFDSINIRLASPDQIRSWSYGEVKKPETINYRTLRPEKDGLFCERIFGTTKEWECYCGKFKSIRYKGVICDRCGVEVAHPKVRRERMGHIELASPVSHIWYYRSVPSRMGLLLDLTVSELRSVLYYEKYIIIDPGDTDLKPSQLLAEEDFWEAKERYGMSFSADIGAEAIRRLLEGLDLEALSIELREQMAIKGAKADKRLLKRVEIVENFRDSSNEPSWMVMDVIPVIPPELRPMVQLDGGRFATSDLNDLYRRVINRNNRLKRLLSLNAPDIIIRNEKRMLQEAVDALFDNSKKKRVVKGASNRPLKSLSDMLKGKQGRFRQNLLGKRVDYSGRSVIVVGPELKLHQCGLPTKMALELFKPFIMKKLVEKDVVYNIKRAKTLVEQEEPEVFAVLDEVVREHPVLLNRAPTLHRLGIQAFEPVLVDGKAIKLHPLVCHAYNADFDGDQMAVHVPLTQAAQIEAWTLMLASQNLLNPANGQPVVFPSQDMVLGINYLTRNRPDAKGQGKRFSSPEELLHALDARAVDYQALIKVEIDGELVETTAGRVLLNDAFPPDVPFVNETMGDKELRRLIGRVFADLGPAVTVRMLDAIKDMGFRYATVFGATIGIDDIIIPDEKPGMIGTANEEVAQIQGQYLSGVITQDERYNKVVEVWSKTNEDLTNRMMDRLMKDRDGFNPVYMMADSGARGSRSQIRQLAGMRGLMAKPSGDIIELPIRSNFKEGLSVIEFFISINGARKGLADTALKTADAGYLTRRLVDIAQDVVVSGEDCGTINGIDMTALKDGEEVVEPLGDRIRGRFTLERVHHPITGEVIVDVNEEITDDVADQIEAAGIEDVRIRTVLTCEAPYGVCQKCYGRSLADNRVVNIGEAVGIIAAQSIGQPGTQLTMRTFHIGGAATKTAEENRIYLSYPAMIRRLEGSVIDLEDGSRMFTRKGYIFVARVIESHGLDESCDLKVSQEERVVRGQVVLVRGGDEVLAEDNAYAVIREDRLYLVAQEQRLEVRNGAEVYAREGSFLDAQETIASFDPFSEPIVSEHSGTVRYEDILEGTTLKKEINEETGNTESRIVEHPVEGMQPRILILDGQGEELAAYPLPNGAYIGVSDGDAVQGGRVLAKMLKESAKTRDITGGLPRVGELFEARRPKTAAVLAQISGTVKTGNVVKGKRVVLVEDPYGREFRHLVPMGRHMLVRDGDPVEAGEPLCDGAIDPHEILGILGENSLQSFLVNEVQEVYRLQGVVINDKHIGVIIRQMMRKLEIVQVGDTRFIFGQQIDKPKFHEENARVIRQGGQPAVARPLLLGITRASLNIDSFISAASFQETTRVLTNAAIAGSTDQLRGLKENVVIGHLIPAGTGMRNYRNIRLFDDETEDLDSHVAEILEERAKEKEAQAQSADTVDVDITE
- the rpsL gene encoding 30S ribosomal protein S12 codes for the protein MPTINQLIRNGRERQFKGTKSPALQNCPQKRGVCTRVMTVTPKKPNSALRKVARVRLSNGIEVTAYIPGIGHNLQEHSVVLLRGGRVKDLPGVRYHVVRGTKDTLGVEDRRKARSKYGTKRPKA
- the rpsG gene encoding 30S ribosomal protein S7 — translated: MPRRHIPQRKPPLADPQYGDVTVSRFVNRMMLDGKRATSQRIMYEALGDIEKKVSDATPVEVFRKALDNVMPVIEVKSRRVGGSTYQVPVEVKEGRREALAMRWIINAARSRSGKSMGLRLGQELVDAYNGTGTAFKKKEDTHRMAEANKAFAHYRW
- the tuf gene encoding elongation factor Tu: MAKSKFERTKPHVNVGTIGHVDHGKTTLTAAMTMVSAARYGSRVMSYDEIDNAPEEKERGITINTRHVEYETDARHYAHVDCPGHADYVKNMITGAAQMDGAVLVVAATDGAMSQTREHILLARQVGVPRIIVFINKTDQVDDPDMIELVEEEVRDLLNSYDFPGDEVPVIKGSAFVAMENHDDAEKTEKIIELFNAMDEYFPVPERAVDKDFLMPIEDIFSIQGRGTVVTGRIERGILRVGDEIEIVGIRDTQKTTCTGVEMFNKLLDDGQAGDNVGALLRGIDKKAVERGQVLAKPGSITPHTKFKGQVYVLSKEEGGRHSPFMSGYRPQFYFRTTDVTGTVMLPEDKQMVMPGDNTEISVELIKPIAMDQGLRFAIREGGRTVASGQVIEVIE
- the rpsJ gene encoding 30S ribosomal protein S10, translating into MTGDKIRVRLRGFDVQLVDQSAASIAQTVLKAGATVSGPVPLPTRTNKFTVLRSPHVNKKSREQFEMRTHKRLIDIIEPSSAVMDSLMKLELPAGVDVEIKQ
- the rplC gene encoding 50S ribosomal protein L3 — its product is MVGLIGKKVGMTQVFDDSGQLIPVTVLKVEPNVVVAHRTVDRDGYSAVVLGANPQKESRMTKPVLGQFAEGIPSMRDLYEFRDFGRECAVGDALGLDVMQDVGYVDVTGTTKGKGFQGVMKRHNFGGGRKTHGSKFHRANGSTGMAAYPAKVIKGTKMAGRMGGERSTVLSLRVVKIDQENQLILVRGAVPGRKNAVVRIRPAVKRPMIG
- the rplD gene encoding 50S ribosomal protein L4; the protein is MDVQVVSTAGKELRTVSLSERVFSRDVSDGAIYHAIRNELANKRVGTASTKTRGFVNFGGRKPWRQKGTGRARAGSRRSPVWVGGGTVFGPLPRDYSYRLPKKMKRAAMMSILSQQMQSGNVLVVEDFSVESGKTKDMVALVRNLTDAQRVVLVTASDDPMVKRSARNIPWLRFLSWNRLRAHDLFYAHKVVMMESAATALGDFYAAPAEEKE